A window of the Streptomyces formicae genome harbors these coding sequences:
- a CDS encoding GNAT family N-acetyltransferase: MSTMPSRVDLCPLTLADQDEFCSLVRASTELHSPWMQLPATAEEFQAWMRRFGDGTNRGFVIRVQETGAAAGMVNINSIIRGRYQGASLGYAAFAPSAGRGYMAEGLTVALQYAFNDLRLHRLEANIQPGNKASLALVQRLGFRYEGLSPAYLYIDGAWRDHERWSITAPSPWTPDPSLPEV; encoded by the coding sequence ATGTCCACCATGCCGTCACGGGTCGACCTGTGCCCGCTCACCCTCGCCGACCAGGATGAGTTCTGCTCGCTCGTGCGGGCCAGCACCGAGCTCCATTCGCCGTGGATGCAGCTGCCCGCGACCGCCGAGGAGTTCCAGGCGTGGATGCGCCGCTTCGGCGACGGCACCAACCGGGGCTTTGTGATCCGCGTTCAGGAGACCGGTGCAGCTGCCGGCATGGTCAACATCAACTCGATCATCCGGGGCCGTTACCAGGGCGCGTCACTCGGCTATGCGGCTTTCGCCCCGTCTGCGGGGCGGGGTTACATGGCCGAAGGGCTCACCGTCGCCCTGCAGTACGCCTTCAACGACCTGCGGCTTCACCGGCTGGAGGCGAACATTCAGCCGGGGAACAAGGCGTCCTTGGCCTTGGTCCAGCGCCTGGGCTTTCGTTACGAAGGTCTGTCGCCCGCCTATCTCTATATCGACGGGGCCTGGCGCGACCACGAACGTTGGTCCATCACCGCACCGTCTCCCTGGACGCCCGATCCTTCCCTTCCCGAGGTCTAG
- a CDS encoding carboxymuconolactone decarboxylase family protein has translation MDSRLNYFGNSLAGKVLKHINSAGKAVSDSTLPAATQELVKIRASQINGCGFCTDMHTKDAAAAGETAVRLNLVAAWREATVFTDAERAALELAEQGTRIADAAGGVTDEAWANATKHYDEDQLVALISLIAVINTYNRINVINQQPAGSYQPGQFG, from the coding sequence ATGGATTCGCGTCTCAACTACTTCGGCAACTCCCTCGCGGGCAAGGTGCTGAAGCACATCAACTCGGCGGGCAAGGCGGTGTCGGACTCGACGCTGCCGGCCGCCACCCAGGAGCTGGTGAAAATCCGTGCCAGCCAGATCAACGGCTGCGGCTTCTGCACCGACATGCACACCAAGGACGCCGCTGCAGCCGGCGAGACCGCGGTGCGACTCAACCTGGTCGCCGCCTGGCGGGAGGCCACGGTCTTCACCGACGCCGAGCGCGCCGCGCTGGAGCTGGCGGAACAGGGCACCCGCATCGCGGACGCGGCCGGCGGTGTCACCGACGAGGCCTGGGCGAACGCCACCAAGCACTACGACGAGGACCAACTCGTCGCGCTCATCTCGCTCATCGCCGTCATCAACACCTACAACCGCATCAACGTGATCAACCAGCAGCCGGCCGGCAGCTACCAGCCCGGCCAGTTCGGCTGA
- a CDS encoding (2Fe-2S) ferredoxin domain-containing protein, translating to MPVGPSSAGWVPCRVVVCRDCCCGSTKVTGVDHAEQTARLAEAAPVRISDCLDVCDQANVIVVQPSSEGRAAGGRPAWFGLVNDPAATEDIATWVRAGGPGVAAPPDILDLYAFTPPRRARSGPLRDAG from the coding sequence ATGCCCGTGGGGCCATCGTCTGCCGGTTGGGTTCCGTGCAGGGTCGTGGTGTGCCGGGACTGCTGCTGCGGCAGCACCAAGGTGACCGGCGTCGACCACGCGGAGCAGACCGCGCGCCTCGCCGAGGCTGCCCCGGTCCGGATCAGCGACTGTCTCGACGTGTGCGACCAGGCGAACGTGATCGTCGTGCAGCCCTCGTCCGAGGGACGCGCCGCCGGCGGCCGGCCGGCCTGGTTCGGCCTGGTCAACGACCCGGCCGCGACCGAGGACATCGCCACGTGGGTACGGGCGGGCGGGCCGGGCGTCGCCGCGCCGCCGGACATCCTCGATCTCTACGCCTTCACGCCGCCGCGGCGCGCCCGGTCGGGGCCGCTCCGTGACGCCGGCTGA
- a CDS encoding ABC transporter ATP-binding protein, producing MKVGEEISAATSPRGHELSATGVTVAYDGVDVVHDASLMLRPGEVTVLVGPNGSGKSTLLRTLARLQRPRTATLVLDADTDGLALTPREFSRRVALLTQGRPTPSGLTVRDVVEFGRYPYRGRWSAADPDGRAAVDRALALTGVAELADRGAEHLSGGQLQRVWLACCLAQETGVLLLDEPTTYLDLRYQVELLDLVRDLADDHGIAVGAVLHDLDQAAAVANRIVLLHEGRIIADGLPEDVLTAQRLTDTYGIRIEVDTDPLTGRLRTRAIGRHHSRSERLSTTS from the coding sequence GTGAAAGTCGGTGAAGAGATCTCCGCGGCCACGAGTCCCCGTGGTCATGAACTGTCGGCCACCGGTGTCACCGTGGCCTACGACGGTGTCGACGTCGTACACGACGCGTCGTTGATGCTGCGGCCCGGCGAAGTGACCGTCCTCGTCGGTCCGAATGGCAGCGGCAAGTCGACGCTTCTGCGCACGCTCGCGCGGCTGCAGCGGCCCAGGACCGCCACACTCGTCCTCGACGCCGACACCGACGGTCTCGCCCTGACCCCCCGTGAGTTCTCGCGGCGGGTCGCCCTGCTGACACAGGGACGCCCCACCCCCAGCGGGCTGACCGTGCGGGACGTCGTCGAGTTCGGCCGCTACCCCTACCGGGGGCGCTGGAGCGCCGCGGATCCGGACGGCCGGGCGGCGGTGGACCGTGCGCTCGCCCTGACCGGCGTCGCGGAACTCGCCGACCGAGGCGCCGAGCACCTCTCCGGAGGACAGCTCCAGCGTGTGTGGCTCGCCTGCTGCCTCGCGCAGGAAACCGGCGTACTGCTCCTCGACGAGCCGACCACCTACCTCGACCTGCGGTACCAGGTCGAACTCCTCGACCTCGTCCGCGACCTGGCGGACGACCACGGGATCGCCGTGGGCGCCGTCCTCCACGACCTCGACCAGGCCGCGGCCGTCGCCAACCGGATCGTTCTGCTCCATGAGGGACGGATCATCGCCGACGGCCTCCCCGAGGACGTGCTGACGGCGCAGCGACTGACCGACACCTACGGCATCCGCATCGAAGTCGACACCGATCCCCTCACCGGCCGGCTGCGCACCCGTGCGATCGGCCGCCACCACTCGCGAAGCGAAAGGCTCAGCACCACCTCATGA
- a CDS encoding YceI family protein, translating to MLRNCQHNTVPGTRPHEALTGLYTIDPAHSVVGFSVRHAMVSNVRGKFGDFEGLLKLDGARPTLSEAYVSVQTGSLVTGVQDRDVHLTGPDFFHSSTFPLMTFRSTELAPAGDEDFRLSGHLRIKDVELPITTDLKFGGAGRDSLGKNRVGFEGTATVQRSDWGLNWNAWLEAGGALVSDKVKLIFDISAVQLTQSAAA from the coding sequence ATGCTCAGGAACTGCCAGCACAACACTGTTCCCGGCACCCGCCCACACGAAGCGCTGACGGGTCTCTACACCATCGACCCGGCCCACAGTGTGGTCGGCTTCTCCGTCCGGCACGCCATGGTCTCGAACGTGCGGGGGAAGTTCGGCGACTTCGAAGGCCTTCTCAAACTGGACGGGGCCCGGCCCACCCTGTCCGAGGCCTACGTGAGTGTCCAGACCGGCAGTCTGGTCACGGGCGTTCAGGATCGGGACGTTCACCTCACGGGACCCGACTTCTTCCACTCCTCGACGTTTCCCCTGATGACCTTCCGCTCCACCGAGTTGGCCCCTGCCGGCGACGAGGATTTCCGCCTGTCCGGGCATCTCAGGATCAAGGATGTCGAACTGCCCATCACCACCGACCTCAAGTTCGGCGGGGCGGGACGGGACTCCCTCGGGAAGAACCGGGTCGGTTTCGAGGGCACAGCCACCGTGCAGCGTTCCGACTGGGGGCTCAACTGGAACGCATGGCTGGAAGCAGGAGGCGCTCTCGTCAGCGACAAGGTGAAGCTGATCTTTGACATCTCGGCAGTGCAGCTGACCCAGTCCGCCGCTGCCTGA
- a CDS encoding iron ABC transporter permease: MAVTASTPATRPSAAPSRTGAAAVTAALVLLVAVLAVVDITQGTAAVGAPEVWKALTGRADPDDASVIIASRLPRMTAGLLVGAVLGMAGAALQAVSRNVLASPDTLAVNAGSYLALGLVAVTGVSLPLFASSGVAFAGGLAAAAVVLGLSGLGTGTVRLVLAGSALTLGLTAVTEGLLLLFPRQTEGLYQWNQGSISQNGFDAVVQLAPIGLVALVGLLLLARRVDALALGDDAARGLGVPVRATRVTAVVLAALLSAAAVTLAGPIGFVGLCAPALVRPLARRFRAYSRARTAVPVAGLAGAVLVVGSDVLLRALVPTDVAVAVPTGVATSLVGAVFLIAMAARVRDTAGAAAPDRLRIRSRTRFLTTTAVLAAVLVGVTIAAVLLGDSKLLLGDVVNWAQGRAGRTVSFVLDTRVPRVLAALLAGAALALAGTLVQAVTRNPLAEPGVLGFSGGAALGAVLLVTTVPVAGSWSVAAAAFAGAAASSVLVFGLAARGGFQQNRLVLVGFGVATGSAALISLLIVLTDPFNATKALTWLSGSTYGRTLPDVAPLAAVLALGMLLAALRHTELDLVSLDEDTPRLLGLELARGRLGFLVLSVLLSATAVAAAGTIGFVGLVAAHAARALVGRQHARVVPVAVLLGAVLVCVADLLGRTAIAPAQLGAGLMTAVIGTPYFLYLLVRSRR, encoded by the coding sequence ATGGCCGTCACCGCTTCCACCCCCGCCACCCGTCCGTCGGCGGCCCCGTCCCGGACGGGCGCGGCCGCGGTGACGGCCGCACTGGTCCTTCTCGTCGCGGTCCTCGCGGTCGTCGACATCACGCAGGGCACGGCCGCCGTCGGCGCCCCCGAGGTCTGGAAGGCACTCACCGGACGCGCCGACCCGGACGACGCCTCCGTCATCATCGCCTCCCGGCTGCCGAGGATGACCGCGGGGCTGCTCGTCGGGGCCGTGCTCGGCATGGCGGGCGCCGCCCTCCAGGCGGTGAGCCGCAACGTGCTCGCCTCGCCCGACACCCTCGCGGTGAACGCGGGTTCCTACCTGGCCCTCGGGCTGGTCGCCGTCACCGGGGTCTCGCTGCCGCTGTTCGCCTCCTCCGGCGTCGCCTTCGCCGGCGGCCTCGCGGCGGCGGCCGTCGTGCTCGGGCTGTCGGGCCTGGGCACGGGAACCGTACGGCTCGTGCTCGCGGGCAGTGCCCTCACCCTCGGCCTCACCGCCGTCACCGAGGGGCTGCTCCTGCTGTTTCCCCGGCAGACGGAGGGCCTGTACCAGTGGAACCAGGGCAGCATCTCCCAGAACGGGTTCGACGCCGTGGTGCAGTTGGCGCCGATCGGCCTCGTCGCCCTCGTCGGACTGCTGCTCCTCGCCCGCCGGGTCGACGCCCTGGCACTCGGCGACGACGCGGCCCGCGGCCTCGGCGTGCCCGTTCGCGCCACCCGTGTCACGGCGGTCGTGCTCGCGGCGCTGCTCTCCGCGGCCGCCGTCACGCTCGCCGGACCGATCGGCTTCGTCGGACTGTGCGCCCCCGCCCTCGTCCGCCCGCTCGCCCGCAGGTTCCGCGCGTACTCCCGTGCGCGTACGGCCGTTCCGGTCGCGGGCCTGGCCGGGGCGGTGCTGGTGGTCGGCTCCGACGTCCTTCTGCGCGCCCTCGTGCCGACGGACGTGGCGGTCGCCGTGCCGACCGGCGTCGCCACCAGCCTCGTCGGCGCCGTGTTCCTCATCGCGATGGCCGCCCGGGTCCGGGACACCGCCGGAGCCGCCGCGCCCGACCGGCTGCGCATCAGGAGCCGCACCCGCTTCCTGACCACGACGGCCGTGCTGGCGGCCGTCCTCGTCGGCGTGACGATCGCCGCCGTGCTGCTGGGCGACAGCAAGCTGCTGCTGGGCGACGTGGTGAACTGGGCCCAGGGCCGGGCAGGTCGGACCGTCTCCTTCGTGCTCGACACCCGCGTGCCCCGGGTCCTCGCGGCTCTCCTCGCGGGCGCGGCGCTGGCCCTGGCCGGGACACTCGTCCAGGCCGTGACCCGCAATCCGCTCGCGGAGCCCGGCGTCCTGGGCTTCTCCGGCGGGGCCGCGCTCGGCGCCGTGCTCCTCGTGACGACGGTGCCCGTGGCCGGATCATGGAGCGTCGCGGCAGCCGCGTTCGCGGGCGCCGCGGCCAGTTCCGTGCTCGTCTTCGGACTCGCCGCGCGCGGCGGGTTCCAGCAGAACCGGCTCGTCCTCGTCGGGTTCGGCGTCGCCACCGGGAGCGCCGCGCTCATCAGCCTGCTGATCGTCCTCACGGACCCGTTCAACGCGACGAAGGCCCTCACCTGGCTGTCGGGCTCCACCTACGGGCGGACCCTGCCCGACGTGGCCCCCCTCGCAGCCGTGCTCGCCCTGGGCATGCTCCTCGCGGCCCTGCGGCACACCGAACTCGACCTCGTGTCGCTGGACGAGGACACCCCGAGGCTCCTGGGCCTCGAACTGGCACGGGGGCGCCTGGGCTTCCTCGTACTGAGCGTCCTGCTCAGCGCGACCGCCGTGGCCGCCGCGGGCACCATCGGCTTCGTGGGGCTGGTGGCGGCGCACGCGGCCAGGGCCCTCGTGGGCCGGCAGCACGCCCGGGTGGTGCCGGTCGCAGTCCTTCTCGGCGCCGTGCTCGTCTGCGTCGCGGACCTGCTGGGCCGGACCGCGATCGCGCCGGCCCAGCTCGGCGCCGGCCTGATGACCGCCGTGATCGGTACGCCGTACTTCCTGTATCTGCTCGTACGCAGCCGTCGGTAG
- a CDS encoding DinB family protein, translating to METEGARTGRFGLLLDQFDQAREMAQVRLAGLGDEEYLWEPVAGCWSVRRRGEAATPRAYGPGEWVLDKGAPDIPASEYAEVARQAAGGMTVAKIADDWSVSVERVEQVLAHTGAPEPDETPVTTIAWRLGHLHSCFAGQWEWTFGERRQEPKLLVDFTPSAALALERFWALIDRWRDSVGAVTDEQLDTVGFSQYPYGSDADDPFITVLAGANLEFIHHMAEIALLRDLWRAGFTPAR from the coding sequence ATGGAGACCGAGGGTGCGCGGACCGGCCGTTTTGGCTTGCTGCTCGATCAGTTCGACCAGGCCAGGGAGATGGCCCAGGTGCGGCTGGCGGGGCTCGGTGACGAGGAGTACCTGTGGGAGCCGGTGGCCGGTTGCTGGTCGGTCCGTCGCCGGGGTGAGGCGGCAACGCCCAGGGCGTACGGGCCGGGCGAGTGGGTGCTCGACAAGGGCGCCCCGGACATCCCGGCGAGCGAGTACGCCGAGGTTGCCCGGCAGGCCGCCGGCGGCATGACCGTCGCCAAGATCGCCGATGACTGGAGCGTGAGCGTCGAGCGGGTCGAGCAGGTCCTCGCCCACACGGGTGCGCCGGAGCCCGACGAGACGCCGGTCACCACCATCGCGTGGCGGCTGGGGCATCTGCACTCCTGCTTCGCGGGCCAATGGGAGTGGACCTTCGGTGAACGGCGGCAGGAGCCGAAGCTGCTGGTCGACTTCACCCCTTCCGCCGCCTTGGCACTAGAGCGGTTCTGGGCGCTGATCGACCGCTGGCGCGACAGCGTCGGCGCCGTGACCGACGAGCAGCTCGACACGGTCGGATTCTCGCAGTACCCGTACGGCTCCGACGCCGACGACCCATTCATCACCGTGCTGGCGGGGGCCAACCTCGAATTCATCCACCACATGGCCGAGATCGCATTGCTTCGCGACCTGTGGCGGGCCGGCTTCACCCCTGCCCGGTAG
- a CDS encoding RNA polymerase sigma-70 factor: MHAGEDADSLDQATREFLAARPQLFGIAYRVLGSAVEAEDILQEVWMRWQNTDRTDIVEPAAYLATITTRLAINLAQSARVRRESYVGPWLPEPVDTSQDPQIGAERAEALELAVLLLLEKLNPVERAAYVLREAFDYPYKQVADILETSEPNTRQLVSRARKHLAAERRARVSPADHRRLLEVFLTAAQTGDLAALEDVLAADVVSYSDGGGLRGASKIPVAGRPHVSKYLVAFAPRFWPESDVRWVEANGQPAVLVSSDGSPVALLSVDVSAEGIEQIMWMMNPAKLAPYVASLSD, from the coding sequence ATGCACGCTGGGGAAGACGCCGACTCCCTTGACCAGGCGACGAGGGAGTTCCTCGCGGCGCGCCCGCAGCTCTTCGGCATCGCGTATCGCGTGCTCGGCAGCGCTGTGGAGGCCGAGGACATCCTTCAGGAAGTATGGATGCGGTGGCAGAACACCGACCGCACCGACATCGTCGAGCCCGCAGCCTACCTGGCCACCATCACCACACGTCTGGCGATCAACCTCGCCCAGTCCGCGAGGGTGCGCCGGGAGTCGTACGTCGGGCCGTGGCTTCCCGAGCCGGTCGACACCAGTCAGGACCCTCAGATCGGGGCGGAACGGGCCGAGGCGCTGGAACTGGCGGTGCTCCTCCTCCTCGAGAAGCTGAACCCGGTGGAACGGGCCGCCTACGTCCTGAGGGAGGCGTTCGACTACCCCTACAAGCAGGTCGCAGACATCCTGGAAACTAGCGAGCCCAACACCCGCCAGTTGGTGAGCCGCGCCCGCAAACACCTCGCCGCCGAGCGCCGGGCGCGCGTCAGCCCGGCTGATCACCGGCGCCTGCTGGAAGTGTTCCTCACCGCGGCCCAGACGGGCGATCTCGCGGCGCTGGAGGATGTGCTCGCTGCGGACGTCGTCAGCTACTCCGACGGCGGAGGTCTGCGCGGCGCATCGAAGATTCCTGTCGCCGGACGTCCTCATGTCTCCAAGTACCTGGTCGCCTTCGCTCCGCGGTTCTGGCCCGAGTCGGACGTCCGCTGGGTCGAGGCGAACGGACAGCCGGCCGTTCTCGTCTCGTCCGATGGCAGCCCTGTGGCCCTGCTGTCCGTCGATGTGTCGGCGGAAGGGATCGAGCAGATCATGTGGATGATGAACCCGGCCAAGCTGGCGCCCTATGTGGCATCGCTGAGCGACTGA
- a CDS encoding LAETG motif-containing sortase-dependent surface protein, whose amino-acid sequence MKPTRTSRWRTLRNSLLALACATVITITGQPIPDTAEAAPRPPRPKPGKRCDEMYGVKNVPTRPLPQGDASRAVDRWDTYDYTNPGLQFDGLNPTQAELDAAGSDYKKYDHSDPRRIYARFNAQKRWTSFPDYLTKVYIPNQGYDARGKAFMAKVVREMGLTGPDWICEKEVIFVDPDTGERHLRRLDAINQRTRDIVEGKSNGSPDGREKPADRAWAKHRGWRSYRYTYVFAENQTRDAKNFMKELKDTAGKDELGRDRVRSYNYQSHHRGLPPKGTENGPYRANSTVMSPGNGTSTGSRGSGTQVIKQSPPNPQTLKEQLDRLGRTGERALMNRGLGGIDFTTLDLRYIGKPKAGKGLDFAFAAKTVEDEYAAGWGGQAQGNLISDSFFTFLALQPNTFWVNLNPDEPNRIIDEKFGKTDAGRVLLEADLELKHDIFKAMDPETEAGRNFMNALPKRNGFPCWAGFRYWIEPETAVVREQDGGIHILDTPLKLSTVPQETNTQPPGGKGCDLTEAETQQSDSVLDRYITPIVADKVNNGDYYGDLRRVYTARVAAEWVRQNATDMPAEYRKIINSGDVSRWPLRAPHQEWTGKQVWERYYKAFTEGTFKYKWSNGQEIYTYTVGGVDFSKQPKRNMNPIRFQTEQRYKPRTVGFAVDTIADDPHKEGYLMFGGNSAGRSQGGTPAPTPTPTGTGNPTEKPTPTPTAPAPTDSQSIPATTRPEDPDGDLADTGSNTPVGLIAGIAAAAVAAGGGLVWWRRRRANAES is encoded by the coding sequence GTGAAGCCAACACGGACATCACGCTGGCGTACGCTCCGCAACAGCCTGCTCGCGCTCGCATGCGCCACCGTCATCACGATCACCGGCCAGCCCATACCCGACACGGCGGAGGCCGCACCCCGCCCGCCGCGGCCGAAGCCCGGCAAGCGCTGTGACGAAATGTACGGGGTGAAGAACGTTCCGACCAGGCCCCTGCCGCAGGGGGACGCCTCCCGCGCGGTGGACCGGTGGGACACCTACGACTACACCAACCCCGGCCTCCAGTTCGACGGTCTCAACCCCACCCAAGCCGAACTCGATGCCGCGGGCAGCGACTACAAGAAGTACGACCACAGCGACCCGCGCCGCATCTACGCCCGCTTCAACGCACAGAAGCGGTGGACGAGCTTCCCGGACTACCTGACCAAGGTCTACATCCCCAACCAGGGCTACGACGCCCGCGGTAAGGCGTTCATGGCCAAGGTCGTACGGGAGATGGGCCTCACGGGCCCGGACTGGATCTGCGAGAAGGAAGTCATCTTCGTCGACCCCGACACCGGGGAGAGGCATCTGCGGCGCCTGGACGCCATCAACCAGCGCACCCGGGACATCGTCGAGGGCAAGTCCAACGGCAGCCCCGACGGGCGGGAGAAGCCCGCTGACCGGGCCTGGGCCAAGCACCGCGGTTGGCGCTCCTACCGGTACACGTACGTCTTCGCCGAGAACCAGACCCGCGACGCGAAGAACTTCATGAAGGAGCTGAAGGACACCGCGGGCAAGGATGAACTCGGCCGGGACCGGGTCCGCTCCTACAACTACCAGTCCCACCACAGGGGCCTGCCGCCGAAGGGCACCGAGAACGGCCCGTACCGGGCGAACAGTACGGTGATGTCGCCGGGCAACGGAACCTCCACCGGCTCCCGAGGCTCCGGCACCCAGGTGATCAAACAGTCCCCGCCGAACCCGCAGACCCTCAAGGAACAGCTCGACCGCCTGGGCAGGACCGGTGAGCGCGCGCTGATGAACCGCGGCCTCGGGGGCATCGACTTCACCACCCTCGATCTCCGCTACATCGGCAAGCCCAAGGCCGGGAAGGGCCTGGACTTCGCATTCGCCGCCAAGACGGTGGAGGACGAGTACGCGGCCGGGTGGGGAGGCCAGGCGCAGGGCAACCTGATCTCCGACAGCTTCTTCACCTTCCTCGCCCTGCAGCCGAACACGTTCTGGGTCAACCTCAACCCGGACGAGCCGAACCGCATCATCGACGAGAAGTTCGGCAAGACCGACGCCGGCCGCGTGCTCCTCGAAGCGGACCTGGAGCTCAAGCACGACATCTTCAAGGCCATGGACCCCGAGACCGAGGCCGGGCGGAACTTCATGAACGCGCTGCCGAAGCGCAACGGGTTCCCCTGCTGGGCGGGCTTCCGTTACTGGATCGAGCCGGAGACCGCCGTCGTGCGCGAGCAGGACGGCGGCATCCACATCCTCGACACCCCGCTGAAGCTGTCCACGGTCCCGCAGGAGACCAACACCCAGCCGCCCGGCGGGAAGGGGTGCGACCTCACCGAGGCCGAGACGCAGCAGTCCGACAGCGTCCTTGACCGCTACATCACCCCCATCGTCGCGGACAAGGTCAACAACGGCGACTACTACGGCGACCTGCGCCGCGTCTACACCGCCCGCGTCGCCGCCGAGTGGGTCCGCCAGAACGCGACCGACATGCCCGCCGAGTACCGCAAGATCATCAACAGCGGTGACGTGAGCCGCTGGCCGCTGCGCGCCCCCCACCAGGAGTGGACCGGCAAGCAGGTCTGGGAGCGCTACTACAAGGCGTTCACCGAAGGCACCTTCAAGTACAAGTGGTCAAACGGCCAGGAGATCTACACCTACACCGTCGGCGGCGTCGACTTCTCCAAGCAGCCCAAGCGCAACATGAACCCCATCCGGTTCCAGACCGAACAGCGCTACAAGCCCCGCACCGTCGGCTTCGCCGTCGACACGATCGCCGACGACCCCCACAAGGAGGGCTACCTGATGTTCGGCGGCAACAGCGCCGGACGCTCCCAGGGCGGCACCCCCGCCCCCACGCCGACCCCGACGGGCACCGGGAACCCCACCGAGAAGCCCACCCCGACGCCGACGGCCCCGGCACCGACGGACAGCCAGTCCATCCCCGCCACCACCCGGCCGGAGGACCCTGACGGTGACCTCGCCGACACCGGCAGCAACACCCCGGTCGGCCTGATCGCAGGCATCGCCGCCGCGGCCGTCGCGGCCGGCGGCGGCCTCGTCTGGTGGCGCCGCCGCCGGGCGAACGCCGAGAGCTGA
- a CDS encoding iron-siderophore ABC transporter substrate-binding protein gives MRRLLLTAAVATAAALTLTACGTTEPAADDAKKTAERISLTDATGAKVELDGPAKKVVGTEWNVVENLISLGVDPAGVADVKGYKTWDTAVPLKNEPKDIGTRGEPSMDTIASLAPDLIVATSDLPPAAVKQLRKVAPVLEVRAADASDPIGQMTENLDLIAKATGTTERAEKLKKDFETKLAEGKKALADAGLAGTKYAFADGYVVSNQVSIRPYTSGSLIGGVNEQLGLKNAWTVKGDESYGLAATDVEGLTKLGDVQFAYIGSEGDKASTPFNGVLAKDKVWTSLPFVKKGNVHRLPDGIWMFGGPESMGKYVDAVVQALTK, from the coding sequence ATGAGACGCCTCCTCCTCACCGCCGCGGTCGCGACCGCGGCGGCCCTCACCCTGACCGCCTGCGGGACGACCGAGCCCGCCGCCGACGACGCGAAGAAGACCGCCGAGCGCATCAGCCTCACCGACGCGACCGGCGCCAAGGTGGAACTCGACGGACCCGCCAAGAAGGTCGTCGGCACCGAATGGAACGTCGTCGAGAACCTGATCTCGCTGGGCGTCGACCCCGCCGGCGTCGCCGACGTCAAGGGCTACAAGACCTGGGACACGGCGGTCCCGCTGAAGAACGAGCCCAAGGACATCGGTACGCGCGGCGAGCCGAGCATGGACACCATCGCCTCTCTGGCGCCTGACCTCATCGTGGCCACCAGCGATCTGCCGCCGGCCGCCGTGAAGCAGCTCCGCAAGGTCGCCCCGGTCCTGGAGGTGCGGGCCGCCGACGCCTCCGACCCGATCGGGCAGATGACCGAGAACCTCGACCTCATCGCGAAGGCCACCGGCACCACGGAGCGGGCCGAGAAGCTCAAGAAGGACTTCGAGACGAAGCTCGCCGAGGGCAAGAAGGCCCTCGCCGACGCCGGACTCGCCGGCACGAAGTACGCCTTCGCCGACGGCTATGTGGTCTCCAACCAGGTCTCGATCAGGCCGTACACCAGCGGTTCGCTCATCGGCGGCGTCAACGAGCAGCTCGGACTGAAGAACGCCTGGACCGTCAAGGGCGACGAGAGCTACGGACTCGCCGCCACCGACGTCGAGGGCCTCACCAAGCTGGGCGACGTGCAGTTCGCCTACATCGGCAGCGAAGGCGACAAGGCCAGCACCCCGTTCAACGGCGTCCTCGCCAAGGACAAGGTGTGGACGTCCCTGCCGTTCGTGAAGAAGGGCAACGTCCACCGGCTCCCCGACGGCATCTGGATGTTCGGCGGCCCCGAGTCGATGGGCAAGTACGTCGACGCCGTCGTCCAGGCGCTGACGAAGTAA